TTTACGACAGCGTACATTCCGGGTTTTAATTTAAAACCGTCGTTCATAATCTCGATCCGCACTTTAACGGTTCTAGTATAGGGATCCACGTTATCTCCCAAAGCCTCGGCTATTCCGTTCCACTCTTTGTCAGGGAAAGAGGAAAACTTTACTTTTACTCTTTTTCCTTTCGTTAGATTCTGTAATTGAGACTCGGGAACATCGCACATAATCCAAGCGGTCCGCGGGCCGGACTTCCCGAGGATAGCAGGGTTCAAACCAACGGCCCTCAATTTTCCCTCGAATTCAGCAAGTTCTGCGGCGTCATTGTCTGCGTTAGTTTCCGCTTCTACCAAATCCTTCTCCGTCGCAACTCTATGCTTAAACATATCCTGAATCCTGGCGAGATTCTTCCGAGAGCGATTCAAGCTGTTCTTCGAATGAATATAGCCCACGTAAAGATCGTTCAATTCCGCGGATTCGAACAAAACGATTCGTTCCCCGTCGCCGGAAACCGAAGGAGCCATAGTAGCAATCAAGCGAGCCGGCGCTTCCACATTCACAAAATCGCCGTCTTTACCGATCGAGATCGTTTTAATGATTTCTAATCCCGGGCTATTTTCTTTGAATTCAATGCGTTCACCGTTTTCCGAAACAATCGGTTTTCCCGGTGGACGAACATTCTTCTTCTGCCCTCTATTGATAGCTAATGAAGCAACCGAACCCATCCCGGCCAAAACGATTAGAGTGAGCCAAAAACGACTTTTTTTAGATAAGTTAAATTTCATGTGAATGCTTCCTAATTATTTCCGGATTCTACGGAGGGTTTATTTGGAACCAGCACGCCCGATCCCACGGAGTAATTTACGCCTTCTATCGCGTCCATTCTATCGGTTTGAAGCCTCAGCATCTCTACGATGCTCGAACGATACGTCTCGAAAAAATCCGCAAATTCTAAAACTGATATATAACGCTTTTCGTAACTAAGAATCATATCCTGCGCTAAATCGGTGTAATCCTTAGTATATGTATTCCTGAAACGACGATAAAGACCGTCCTTGGCCTTTGCAGTAGCCAAAGCCACGTTCACTTCGTTTTCAACTTCTAAGATTCTGTTTTTCAATTCCTGTTTTTTTACTAAAATGGATTTTTCAGCCGCTTTGATATTTCCTTGATTTCTATCGAAAATCGGAATATTCAACTGAGCGGTAACGCCCCAGTAGTTCTGGAATGCGGTTCCCCCGCGATTGTACATAGGCCCGAAAGATAAATCCGGAATCGCGTTTGCATGTTGGAGTTCTAAATTCGCCTCTTCGAAACGTAAAGCCTGCACCGCTTTACGTAAATCGGGTCGATATTCCCTGGCAGTCTGAACGATTTCTGCGAGTTTTATTTTAGCTAAATCGATTCCTTCCACGAAATCCTGATTTAGGACCGGCTCGATGGCGATCCCTTGATCCATGTATTTTTCTTCGTTTAATAAGACCCTTAGATCGGCTTCTTTCTCCAGAACTCTGATCCGCAAGTCTTCTCTTTCCTTACGAAGAAAAAACAATAACGCTTTCAGACGTAAAAGCTCCGCCTGTAGAATCGCCCTCCTCTTATAGGCTAGTTCCGCCGAGGAGACGGTTTTTTCCAGGGCTTCCAAACTTCCGTCGTAAAAGGAGATCGCTTCCCTGTAATAATGAATGAAGTATAATGTCCTTCTCAATTTGGAAAGAAGAGCTCTAGCTAGGTCGTAGAATTCCTGCTCTCCCATTTTCGCGTTTAGCTCTGCTACGCGAATTCGCTTATCAATTTTACCGCCCAATAAGAATAGCTGCTGGATTTGGTAAACGGTTTGTCCGGACCGCGTGAAATCGAAATATCGTCGAGTCGGCTCGGCGAAAATACTTTGATCTATAAAAA
The sequence above is a segment of the Leptospira fainei serovar Hurstbridge str. BUT 6 genome. Coding sequences within it:
- a CDS encoding efflux RND transporter periplasmic adaptor subunit — translated: MGSVASLAINRGQKKNVRPPGKPIVSENGERIEFKENSPGLEIIKTISIGKDGDFVNVEAPARLIATMAPSVSGDGERIVLFESAELNDLYVGYIHSKNSLNRSRKNLARIQDMFKHRVATEKDLVEAETNADNDAAELAEFEGKLRAVGLNPAILGKSGPRTAWIMCDVPESQLQNLTKGKRVKVKFSSFPDKEWNGIAEALGDNVDPYTRTVKVRIEIMNDGFKLKPGMYAVVKFPEETSGESVVIPFNSIITVEGKNYVFVEESTGEFFRREVTLGISSRERVNVLEGLTRGDRVVVEGAILLKGLSFGF